A single window of Uloborus diversus isolate 005 chromosome 5, Udiv.v.3.1, whole genome shotgun sequence DNA harbors:
- the LOC129223121 gene encoding uncharacterized protein LOC129223121, with amino-acid sequence MNNDNENASAAGNTNNGTVSAVTIKLPAFWRANPELWFIQLDSQFKLANITAESTKFHHVVSALQPEELAVVGDIILQPPSSSPYTALKTRLCQQYAESETERFKSLISGMQLGDKKPSRLLLEMRSKSPSHISEELLKTLFLQRLPVNAQQILAISSDDLDKLAMMADGIIATDNNCTKITAVSSDQQSVQDMLHDISSRLSRLEMSSRSRDKSPHFNPKRRRSQSRNRKHFNGLCWYHYRFQDKANKCIMPCTYSSEN; translated from the coding sequence AtgaataatgataatgaaaatgcaTCTGCCGCAGGAAATACAAACAATGGAACTGTTTCtgcagtaacaataaaattgcCTGCATTTTGGCGAGCTAATCCAGAACTTTGGTTTATACAATTAGACTCGCAATTTAAGCTCGCGAATATAACTGCGGAATCTACAAAATTTCACCATGTTGTGTCAGCGCTACAACCAGAAGAATTGGCGGTGGTTGGCGACATAATTTTGCAGCCACCAAGCAGTTCTCCATATACTGCATTGAAAACTAGACTCTGCCAACAATATGCAGAAAGTGAAACGGaacgttttaaaagtttaatctCCGGTATGCAGTTGGGTGATAAAAAGCCTTCACGATTGTTACTAGAAATGCGAAGCAAATCCCCTAGTCATATAAGTGAAGAATtgctaaaaactttatttttacaaaGACTTCCAGTAAATGCACAGCAAATTTTAGCTATTTCCAGTGATGATTTGGACAAACTTGCAATGATGGCTGATGGAATTATTGCAACTGATAATAACTGTACGAAGATTACAGCTGTTTCATCCGATCAGCAGTCAGTTCAAGACATGTTGCATGACATTTCTTCCCGTCTTAGCCGATTAGAAATGAGTTCTCGCTCTCGTGATAAAAGCCCTCATTTTAATCCAAAAAGAAGACGTTCCCAAAGTCGTAATAGAAAACACTTTAATGGCCTGTGTTGGTACCATTATCGTTTTCAAGATAAAGCAAATAAATGCATAATGCCCTGTACTTATTCCTCGGAAAACTAA